The Breoghania sp. genome has a segment encoding these proteins:
- a CDS encoding sigma-54 dependent transcriptional regulator gives MSGRILIVDDDPVQRRLLEEAVRRFGYASRVVENGVQALEVMLASEGSDIDLVILDLVMPELDGFATLEKLRAEGNATPVIVQTAQAGIDTVVGAMRAGAQDFVVKPISPERLEVSIRNVLKVSALEGEIVRFRKLAGGTLTFKDIITRSSSMERVIRLGERAAASNIPILIEGESGVGKELIARAIQGQSDRAAKPFVTVNCGAIPENLVESILFGHEKGAFTGAVDKHVGKFQEAHGGTLFLDEVGELPSEVQVKLLRALQEGEIDPVGARRPQKIDFRLISATNRRLMDLVKEGRFREDLYYRLNVFPIWIPPLRDRLEDIPELTRHFLARFAAEEHKPKISTVAPDTVQLLQTYDWPGNIRQLENAVFRAVVLCDDTCLRPDDFPQVQAQCAGRSASSTRGVGMSASLLGTPEKIEPPLIAGEAVTPQPVPGYGARGDWVGHVEYHSGAQTAPQPAALSGQAGAPSGGFAGFVEGAAPFGFLRALDQNGHVQTLESVERDMIVTAIDHYGGRMAEVARRLGIGRSTLYRKLKDYGLEASNGQDAAQ, from the coding sequence GCGGACGTATTCTGATCGTCGATGATGATCCGGTGCAGCGCCGGTTGCTGGAAGAGGCGGTGCGCCGCTTCGGATATGCATCGCGGGTGGTGGAAAACGGCGTTCAGGCGCTGGAGGTGATGCTTGCGTCCGAAGGCAGCGACATCGATCTGGTCATTCTCGATCTGGTGATGCCGGAGCTTGACGGTTTCGCGACGCTTGAAAAGCTGCGCGCGGAGGGCAACGCCACGCCGGTGATCGTGCAGACCGCGCAGGCGGGCATCGATACGGTGGTCGGCGCGATGCGCGCGGGCGCTCAGGATTTCGTGGTCAAGCCGATCAGCCCGGAGCGGCTGGAGGTCTCGATCCGCAACGTGCTGAAGGTCTCCGCCCTTGAGGGAGAGATCGTGCGCTTCCGCAAGCTTGCAGGCGGCACGCTGACCTTCAAGGACATCATCACCCGGTCCTCTTCCATGGAGCGCGTGATCCGGCTCGGCGAACGGGCCGCCGCCTCCAATATCCCGATCCTGATCGAAGGCGAATCCGGTGTTGGCAAGGAATTGATCGCGCGCGCCATTCAGGGCCAGAGCGACCGGGCCGCCAAACCCTTTGTCACGGTCAATTGCGGGGCGATCCCGGAAAATCTCGTGGAATCGATCCTGTTCGGCCACGAGAAGGGCGCGTTCACCGGCGCCGTCGACAAACATGTCGGCAAGTTCCAGGAAGCCCATGGCGGCACGCTCTTCCTCGATGAGGTGGGCGAGTTGCCGAGCGAAGTGCAGGTCAAGCTCCTGCGCGCGCTCCAGGAAGGCGAGATCGATCCGGTCGGCGCACGCCGTCCGCAGAAGATCGATTTCCGTCTGATCTCCGCCACCAATCGGCGGCTGATGGATCTGGTCAAGGAAGGCCGTTTCCGCGAGGACCTCTATTATCGGCTCAACGTGTTTCCCATCTGGATCCCGCCCTTGCGTGACCGGTTGGAGGATATTCCGGAGCTGACGCGGCATTTCCTTGCCCGCTTCGCGGCAGAAGAACACAAGCCCAAGATTTCCACCGTCGCGCCGGACACGGTACAGCTTCTCCAGACCTATGACTGGCCGGGCAATATCCGGCAGCTGGAAAACGCGGTTTTCCGTGCCGTTGTGCTGTGCGACGACACCTGCCTGAGGCCCGACGATTTTCCGCAGGTCCAGGCCCAGTGCGCCGGGCGCAGCGCAAGTTCGACGCGCGGCGTCGGCATGAGCGCGAGCCTCCTGGGCACGCCGGAAAAGATCGAGCCGCCGCTTATCGCGGGCGAGGCCGTGACACCGCAGCCGGTGCCCGGATATGGGGCGCGGGGCGACTGGGTCGGGCATGTCGAATATCATTCGGGGGCGCAAACGGCCCCTCAGCCGGCGGCGCTTTCCGGCCAGGCGGGCGCGCCTTCGGGCGGCTTTGCCGGTTTCGTCGAAGGCGCGGCGCCTTTCGGGTTCTTGAGGGCGCTCGATCAGAACGGCCATGTCCAGACGCTGGAAAGCGTGGAGCGCGACATGATCGTCACCGCCATCGATCACTATGGCGGGCGGATGGCGGAAGTGGCCCGGCGTCTGGGGATCGGCCGTTCCACGCTTTACCGGAAATTGAAGGACTACGGTCTGGAGGCCTCCAACGGCCAGGACGCCGCACAATAG
- a CDS encoding DUF882 domain-containing protein: MSEYLLRFPLSATTRAFFVGVFVTLVSLTGLSSAATAETRSLKLYNNHTGERATIAFKRNGRYIQSGLRDLNQFLRDWRRNEATKMDPELFDLIWQVYRESGSSDYIHVVSGYRSPATNNMLRSRSRGVAKKSQHMRGKAMDFFIPGANLAKLRAIGLRQQVGGVGYYPTSGSPFVHMDTGSVRHWPRMTRQQLARVFPNGRTIHIPSDGKPMPGYKQALAELQSRDSRTRPVAVASNTRDTVRNSVRPSPLNTRGQVLTAADSNPAIRQPATAANAGGGSLLASLFGRNTPTPPANVGSQPAEPATPSVASTAGSGAVLPGVRTADVTPPSKPGELAQPAAIAQEEPIASPAAPIVVAALPLAKPQRVSRPVDAIDAIDAITAAGKPGRGGDAVNPTLVAYAPGSEPVPALRPRSSALSNSQLSNGSGVPGAERGARRATASASGIGDLVASDDLRKEARAALASASANHGAEIAERVERTLAKARDKARSPVLSGRIPASARDPFARFASLPRPNEARMISGEHSTRTSAFADLHHPDQRQLSGLLDRPARLFNAGFERRIYGSLRTDRFDGPAVVTLSLVSIN, from the coding sequence TTGAGCGAGTATCTGCTCCGCTTCCCGCTGAGTGCCACGACACGCGCCTTTTTTGTCGGCGTGTTCGTGACCCTCGTCTCCCTGACCGGGCTGTCTTCGGCGGCCACGGCCGAGACGCGCTCGCTGAAGCTCTACAACAATCACACCGGTGAACGCGCCACCATCGCGTTCAAGCGCAACGGGCGCTACATCCAGTCGGGTCTGCGCGATCTGAACCAGTTCCTGCGCGACTGGCGGCGCAATGAAGCCACCAAGATGGACCCGGAACTGTTTGACCTCATCTGGCAGGTCTATCGCGAATCCGGCTCCAGCGATTACATTCACGTCGTCTCCGGCTATCGCTCCCCGGCAACCAACAACATGTTGCGGTCCCGCTCGCGCGGTGTTGCCAAGAAAAGCCAGCACATGCGCGGCAAGGCGATGGATTTCTTCATTCCCGGCGCCAATCTGGCCAAGCTGCGCGCCATCGGGCTGCGTCAGCAGGTTGGCGGCGTCGGCTATTATCCGACCTCCGGGTCCCCCTTCGTCCATATGGATACGGGCAGTGTGCGCCACTGGCCGCGCATGACGCGCCAGCAGCTTGCGCGCGTCTTCCCCAATGGGCGCACCATCCACATTCCCAGCGACGGCAAGCCGATGCCCGGCTACAAGCAGGCACTGGCCGAATTGCAGTCGCGCGACAGCCGCACACGTCCGGTCGCGGTTGCCTCCAATACGCGCGATACGGTTCGCAACAGCGTGCGTCCCTCTCCGCTCAACACGCGCGGCCAGGTTCTCACGGCTGCCGACAGCAATCCGGCCATCCGGCAGCCGGCCACCGCGGCCAATGCAGGGGGAGGGTCCCTTCTTGCATCGCTCTTCGGCCGCAATACGCCGACGCCACCTGCAAATGTCGGCTCGCAGCCGGCCGAACCCGCGACGCCGAGCGTTGCGTCCACTGCCGGGTCGGGGGCGGTTCTTCCCGGTGTGCGCACTGCCGACGTGACCCCGCCGTCCAAGCCGGGTGAGCTGGCCCAGCCCGCTGCCATCGCGCAAGAAGAGCCCATCGCTTCCCCCGCCGCTCCCATCGTCGTAGCCGCCTTGCCGCTGGCCAAGCCGCAGCGCGTGAGCCGGCCGGTCGACGCCATCGATGCCATCGATGCGATCACCGCGGCTGGAAAACCGGGACGTGGGGGGGATGCCGTCAATCCGACGCTGGTCGCCTATGCGCCGGGATCAGAACCGGTTCCGGCCCTGCGTCCGCGCTCTTCCGCGCTTTCCAATTCTCAGCTTTCGAACGGTTCGGGCGTTCCGGGCGCCGAGCGGGGCGCGCGCCGCGCAACTGCGTCCGCTTCCGGGATCGGCGATCTGGTCGCCTCCGACGATCTTCGCAAGGAAGCCCGCGCGGCGCTGGCCAGCGCCTCCGCCAATCATGGCGCGGAGATAGCCGAGCGTGTTGAACGGACACTCGCCAAAGCGCGCGACAAGGCGCGGTCGCCTGTCCTGTCGGGCCGCATTCCGGCAAGCGCGCGCGATCCTTTCGCTCGCTTCGCGTCACTGCCGCGTCCCAACGAGGCGCGCATGATTTCCGGCGAGCACAGCACCCGCACCAGCGCCTTCGCGGATCTGCACCATCCCGATCAACGCCAGCTGTCGGGGCTTCTCGACCGCCCGGCCCGGCTCTTCAACGCAGGCTTTGAGCGCCGCATCTATGGCTCCCTCAGGACCGACCGTTTCGATGGTCCCGCTGTGGTGACGCTGTCGCTTGTCTCGATCAACTAG
- a CDS encoding AarF/ABC1/UbiB kinase family protein, translating to MVDDETRRDREANRLSARVGRYARVGTQMGGFAARVAGARLVGGGRDHDRNAAELTALLGGLKGPLMKVAQLLSTIPDAIPAEYASELATLQSAAPPMGRAFVKRRMMAELGRDWRNRFEEFNDTPSAAASLGQVHEAVGAGGRKLAVKLQYPDMASAVEADLAQLGMILSIHRRMKPAIDTSEIAEELGERVREELDYVREARHMAAYREIFADDPSIRVPEVVEALSTGRLLTMSWLEGRPLLGYRDHPLEARNTIARTMFKAWWHPFSHVGLIHGDPHLGNYTVFEEEGAPAGINLLDYGCIRIFPGRFVAGVVDLYRGLLEGDEAWVVQAYETWGFKGLTRELIDALNIWARFIYGPLLDDRTRAIADGVSPAEYGRREAFRVHQALREHGPVKVPREFVFMDRAAIGLGGVFLHLRAELNFYRLFNEQIEAFDQGEVERRQEALLTGVGLQPA from the coding sequence ATGGTTGATGACGAGACAAGGCGCGACCGCGAGGCAAACCGGCTTTCCGCGCGGGTGGGTCGCTATGCACGGGTGGGGACGCAGATGGGCGGGTTCGCCGCCAGGGTCGCAGGCGCGCGGCTGGTGGGCGGCGGGCGCGATCACGATCGCAATGCCGCGGAGCTGACGGCGTTGCTCGGCGGGCTCAAGGGCCCGCTCATGAAGGTTGCACAGCTCCTCTCCACCATCCCCGATGCCATTCCGGCCGAATATGCGAGCGAGCTTGCGACGCTGCAATCGGCGGCCCCGCCCATGGGCCGCGCCTTCGTGAAGCGGCGCATGATGGCAGAGCTCGGGCGCGACTGGCGAAACCGCTTCGAAGAATTCAACGACACGCCTTCGGCGGCAGCCTCGCTCGGTCAGGTGCATGAAGCGGTGGGGGCGGGCGGGCGCAAGCTTGCCGTGAAGCTGCAATATCCGGACATGGCTTCCGCCGTGGAGGCGGATCTTGCTCAACTCGGCATGATCCTGTCGATCCACCGCCGCATGAAGCCCGCCATCGACACCAGCGAGATCGCGGAAGAATTGGGCGAGCGGGTGCGTGAGGAGCTGGATTATGTTCGCGAGGCGCGTCACATGGCGGCCTATCGCGAGATCTTTGCCGACGATCCCTCAATCCGCGTGCCGGAGGTGGTGGAGGCGCTTTCCACGGGCCGCCTTCTCACCATGAGCTGGCTGGAGGGGCGCCCGCTTCTGGGCTATCGCGACCATCCGCTTGAGGCGCGCAACACCATTGCGCGCACCATGTTCAAGGCATGGTGGCATCCCTTCTCCCATGTGGGGCTCATTCACGGCGATCCGCATCTGGGCAACTACACGGTGTTTGAGGAAGAGGGAGCGCCTGCGGGGATCAACCTGCTCGACTATGGCTGCATCCGCATTTTCCCAGGGCGATTCGTGGCGGGTGTCGTCGATCTTTATCGCGGTCTTCTTGAGGGTGATGAAGCGTGGGTCGTCCAGGCCTATGAGACATGGGGCTTCAAGGGGCTGACGCGGGAGCTGATCGATGCGCTCAATATCTGGGCCCGGTTCATCTACGGGCCGCTTCTGGATGACCGCACCCGCGCCATCGCGGACGGGGTCAGTCCGGCGGAATATGGCCGGCGGGAGGCGTTTCGTGTGCATCAGGCGTTGCGCGAACACGGGCCGGTCAAGGTGCCGCGGGAATTCGTGTTCATGGACCGTGCGGCGATCGGCCTCGGTGGTGTCTTCTTGCACCTGAGGGCGGAATTGAACTTCTATCGGCTCTTCAACGAGCAGATTGAGGCGTTCGACCAAGGCGAGGTGGAGCGGCGGCAGGAGGCTCTGTTGACCGGCGTCGGCCTGCAACCTGCCTGA
- a CDS encoding aa3-type cytochrome c oxidase subunit IV: protein MSENNPSAMDYAEHEKTYAGFIAFSKIGAITTINVVLCLLIFGLGSGYSILAGWVALLATIVAAVVGLALGQKGWIPSAYAFGLAGLLAILTVA from the coding sequence ATGAGTGAAAACAATCCTTCGGCGATGGATTACGCCGAACACGAGAAAACCTATGCCGGTTTCATCGCCTTTTCGAAGATTGGTGCGATCACCACGATCAACGTGGTTTTGTGTCTATTGATCTTCGGACTTGGCAGCGGCTATTCCATTCTCGCTGGCTGGGTTGCATTATTGGCGACTATCGTCGCAGCCGTCGTCGGCCTTGCTCTGGGGCAAAAGGGCTGGATTCCCTCGGCATATGCCTTCGGGCTTGCCGGGCTGCTTGCGATCCTCACCGTCGCCTGA